In Poecile atricapillus isolate bPoeAtr1 chromosome W, bPoeAtr1.hap1, whole genome shotgun sequence, one DNA window encodes the following:
- the LOC131591785 gene encoding LOW QUALITY PROTEIN: desumoylating isopeptidase 1-like (The sequence of the model RefSeq protein was modified relative to this genomic sequence to represent the inferred CDS: inserted 2 bases in 2 codons), whose amino-acid sequence MRPESVXPSSPSVTSRLVPLCRGPXPGPPSPSVPLRLPEGRAVQPCPQGLRLPPGGRAHTPMEEPLALHPVKLYVYDLSKGMARRLSPLMLGKQLDGIWHTSIIVHKDEFFYGSGGISSCAPGGTLLGPPDTVVDLGNTEVTEEIFLEYLSSLGESMFRGESYNLFEHNCNTFSNEVAQFLTGKKIPSYITDLPSEVLATPFGQALRPLLDSIQIQPPGGNTFSRHNGQS is encoded by the exons ATGCGCCCGGAGAGTG ACCCTTCCTCTCCGTCTGTCACCTCACGGCTGGTGCCGCTGTGCCGGGGAC CACCGGGGCCGCCCTCTCCTTCTGTTCCCCTCCGTCTCCCGGAGGGAAGGGCCGTTCAACCTTGTCCGCAAGGGCTCCGGCTGCCGCCTGGCGGCCGCGCCCACACCCCCATGGAGGAGCCGCTGGCGCTGCACCCCGTGAAGCTCTATGTGTACGACCTGTCCAAGGGCATGGCCCGGCGCCTCAGCCCCCTCATGCTGG GGAAACAGCTGGATGGCATCTG GCACACCTCCATAATAGTCCATAAGGATGAATTCTTCTATGGCAGTGGAGGAATCTCCAGCTGTGCGCCT GGAGGGACACTTCTTGGACCTCCAGACACAGTTGTTGATCTGGGGAACACTGAAGtcactgaagaaatttttctggaATACCTTTCCTCTTTGGGGGAATCTATGTTCCG AGGAGAGTCTTATAACCTCTTTGAACATAACTGCAACACCTTCAGTAATGAAGTGGCACAGtttctgacaggaaaaaaaatcccttcctaCATCACTGACCTTCCATCTGAAGTTCTTGCCAC ACCTTTTGGACAAGCTTTAAGGCCCCTCCTGGACTCCATCCAGATCCAGCCACCCGGAGGAAATACCTTCAGCAGACATAATGGACAGAGCTAA